Sequence from the Sphingobacteriaceae bacterium GW460-11-11-14-LB5 genome:
CGGACCGTGTTTTAGGGAAAGAGTTTAAATTGGTGAGGTGGCGGGATGACAAGGGCACAGCCTTGAAAATTACCGGAGTGGTTGCTGATGTTAATACCCCTGAAAGTGTAACTTTTAATGGAATAAGTCATACAGGAGATCAGGATCATGATCCCGATCAGCCGGGTAGTTCGCATTATAACCAGGTGTATGCAAAATCGGCTAACAGAATAGATACGCTTACTGCAAATAGTACTTTGCAAAAGGTATATTTAGACTTTAAGAAAAAATCATTTGCCGAGCAAAAAATCAATTTTGAAGATGTTTACAAAAACGGGAAAAAACCGGGACTTAAAGCTATTGCATTAAAAGATGTTCATGCGAATCCTCCATTTGCTATTGATTGGTTAAGCAAGTTGAAGCCTGTAATCGGGATTTCTATTTTTTTGCTGTTGGTATCTATTATCAATTTTGTGAATCTGGCCACAGCACAATCGGTTCAAAGAGCTAAAGAGGTTGGTGTAAGAAAAGTATTAGGTTCATATAAAAAACAGTTGATATCTCAATTCTTAATCGAATCTGCACTACAAAGCATGATCTCATTATTTTTAAGCATTATTTTAATAGAGGTTTTGTTACCGACATTTAATCATCAGTTTAATGTTGAATTAAGTTTTTGGCACAATGATCATTTGCTTGGTTTAAGCATGCAGCTTTTAGGGCTTTTTGCTTTGGTAACACTTTTGGCAGGCTTTTATCCCGCATGGATATTATCTAATTATGATCCCGTTGCAGTTCTTAAAGGCAATTACGGGAGTAGTTTTAAGGGGCTCGCCCTGCGTAATGTGCTTGTTGTCTTTCAGTTTGTCATTTCTGTAACTTTTATTATCGCGATAGGGGTAATGCAGATGCAAACCAGATACATTAGCCAGAAAGATTTAGGTTTTGACCGCGATAAATTGATTAACCTTCAAACAGGTTACGACCAAAATTTTGCGGAGAAGATTAAACGTATTCCAGGTGTCCAATACGTATCTACCACAACCCAGGTAATGGGAAATGCCTTTAATAATAAAAGCGAAATCATTTATAAAGGCAACAACATTAATCTTAATGGAGTAACGGTTACAATGGATGCCTTACAAACCCTGGGGGTTAAGTTAATTTCGGGGCGATTATTTTCTAAAGAATATAAGCAAGATACCATTAACTCAGTTATACTTAACGAAGCTGCAGCAAATTTACTAGGTAAAAACATGGTTGGCCAAACTTATGCAAAAGTAGATTATGAAGGTAAGATGATTACTTTTCAGGTGGTCGGCGTGATCAAAAATTACCACAATGAGGGTTTTGACAAAACGGTATTGCCAACGGTTTACAAAGTAACCAGCTTAGGCGGAACATCCAATACAAACAATATGTTGGTACGTTTCGATACGAAAAACTATAAAGGAATTATCGATAATATCGCGGCGGAGTGGAAAAAAAGCTATCCAGATTTTTCTTTTCGCTACCAATCGATGGATGAAGCTTTTTCGAACATCCTGGAAGAAAATAACCGCTTTATGCAAATGATTATCCTGTTTAGTGCAGTTTCTGTTTCACTGTCCTTACTAGGTTTGTTCGCCCTATCCACATTCATTGCCAAACGCCGTACTAAGGAAATTGCGGTAAGAAAAATTTTGGGCGCATCTAATATTCAGATTGTAAATCTTTTAAATAAATCGTTTTTAATTTTGGTTACTGTAGCCAATTTAATCAGCTGGCCGATAGCCTATATTTTAATTAAAAAATGGCTCGATGGTTTTGCCTATAGAATTGATATGCCGGTTTATCCATTTTTGATGGCCACCATGGTTTCAGTAGTGATCTCGGCATTAACCGTTAGTATTCAGGCGAGAAAAGCAGCCAATGGCAACCCGGTACATGCACTTAAATATGAATAAACTGGCGTGTAGCGTTTGGCGCTTAGTGTAGATTTATCGCTAACCCCCAACCGCTATACGCCAAACCCTAAAAAATATGATACAACTTAATAACATCGAAAAATATTACGCAAACAAAGGCATTAAAAATTATGTGTTGCGTTTAGTTACCACCAGTATTAAACAAGGTGAATTTGTTTCCATTATGGGCCCATCGGGTGCGGGGAAATCTACTTTGCTTAATATTATTGGCATGCTTGAAGAGCCAACTTATGGTTCGTATGAATTTCTGGGAGAGAATGTAACCTCGTTAAATGAGCGCAAACGCATTGAACTTTACCGAAATCACATTGGTTTTGTTTTTCAGGCTTACCACTTGATTGATGAAATGACCGTTTACGAAAATATTGAAGCCCCGCTACTATATAAAAAAGTGGGTAGCGCCGAGCGGGCCAGTAGAATTGCCGACCTGTTAGACCGTTTTAATATTGTGGCCAAAAAAGATTTATTCCCGAATCAACTTTCGGGCGGGCAACAGCAATTGGTTGGTATTGCAAGGGCATTGGCCGCGCAACCATCCATTATTTTAGCAGACGAGCCAACCGGTAACCTCCAATCGGCGCAGGCAGATGAGATCATGACCCTGTTTAAAAAGTTAAATCAGGAAGATGGCATTACCATTATTCAGGTTACGCACTCCGAAAAAAATGCGCAATATGGAAACAGGATTTTGCACATTGCCGATGGTGTAGTAAAAGAAGACGTAGCGGTAGCCTAAACTAAATGAAAAAATCGGGATGTGCATTTAAACGCATCCCGATTTTTTATTAAAATTATTTAAAATCTGAAAGCGCAAGTTTATAAACCCCACCGGCCTTGGTTTGCAGTTTTGCTGTTTTATTTTGATAACGGATTAAACATTCACCACCGTTTTTCGCAACGATAGTAATTGTAGAAATACTGTTGTTGTGCCATTGCATATCGATCACAAAACCACCTCTGGCAACCAGGCCTTTTATATGGCCATCTTTCCACTGGCTTGGTAATGCGGGTAATAGCGCTATAAAATCTTCATGGCTTTGCATCAACATTTCAGTTATACCAGCAATTACACCAAAATTTCCATCTATCTGAAAAGGAGGGCAGGCATCAAAAAGGTTATGATAACTTCCACCACCTGCACTGTATTTGGTATCGGTATCATCCGTTGGCCGCAATTGAGCGTTTAGTATTTTAAATGCACGGTTACCGTCATTTAATCTTGCCCACAGTGCAATTTTCCAGGCGTATGTCCATCCTACACCAGCATCACCTCTAACTTCCAACGATTTTTTTACCGCCTCTGCCAATTCAGGTGTTTTATCTTTCGTAATCTGGTTGCCAGGGTAGAGTGCATACAAGTGCGATAAATGGCGATGCTGTACTTCCAGCTCTTTAAATTCATCTGCCCATTCCATTAATCTTCCATCCGAAGCTATTTTCGGGCCGGCGAGATTTAGTCTGGCATCATCCAGCTTTTTTATAAATTCAGCATCATCATTTTTTAAGATATTGGCTGCTTTTAATGTATTGCTAAATAATTCGTAAATCACCTCCTGATCGTGGGTAGGCCCCATACTGATCTGAACTTTGGCACCATCAGGTGCTAAAAATGAATTTTCTGGCGATGGAGATGGACCTGATACCAATTTACCTGTTTTTGGATCTTTTACCAGCCAGTCTAAGTAAAATTTGCTTGCTTCTTTGAGGATAGGAAATACCTTAGTTAAATAATTTTTATCCTTCGTAAAGGCATAATGTTCCCACAAATGCTGACAGATCCATCCACCACCGCCTACATGCATGCCCCAGCTGGGATGTTCTCCCGGAGAAGTATAACCCCAAACATTTGTAATGGGATGTAATACCCAGCCATTCATTTGGTATTGGATTTTCGCAGTACGCTTGCCTGGTTCTAAAAGTGACGAAACCAGATCAACCAGCTGCTCCTGGCATTCGGAAAGGTTAGTTACTTCTGCTGGCCAGTAATTCATCTGAACATTAATATCGGTATGGTAATCGCCATTCCATGGCGTTTGTATCTGATTGGCCCAAATACCCTGCAAATTGGCAGGCAGGCTTCCTTTGCGCGATGATGATAATAAAAGATAGCGTCCATATTGATAGTAAAGACCATAAAGAGCCGATTCATTTTGGCTTTGTACATTTTTGGTCATCAACTCATTTGTAGGAAGATTATTCGTACTGTTATTTAACGTTAAAGAGGATCTTTTTGTAAAAGATGAAAAATCTGCTACATGCCTTTTGCGTAATAATTCATAATTTTTGGCAGCTGCTTTTTGGGTTATAACATTTAATTCACTTTCAAAATTCGCATTGGTATAATCCGGATAATGCAAATGGTAATTTGTAGCGGCCGTTAATATGATGGTAACCGAAGTGGCTTTGGTTACCTGTAAGGAATTTCCGTTGATTTTTATTGTTCCGCCTGTAAGTTGTGGTATAGCATAAGCTTTGTAGCGCATTCCATCACCATCTTTACCGTTATTTAAAATCCCGCTCATTATTAAACGACCGTTTTTGGCCACGGTATTAAATCTTTCGGGCCTGTTTAGCGATAATGAAAAGGATAAAGCATTAGGTTTGTCGGCCGTTAGCCTAATCACCAAAGCCCGATCGGGATAACTCGAGAAAACTTCTCTCTTGTATTTAACGCCATCTTGCTCGTATCTGGTTAATGCTACCCCCGTAATCAGGTCTAGTTCGCGGTAATAATTCTTAAAAGTAGATTTTTTTCCAAAATCCAGCCATAAATCACCCAGTGTTTGGTAGCAGCCAAAAGGTACATTTGCACCATTTCCCTGTCCAGAGCCTTTACCCTTGCATACCTGGGTTTTGTTGGTCAATGCTGCGGCTTCCTTATATTTTCCTGCGAAAAGGAGATTTCTTATTTCGGGGATGTATTTTGCTGCTTCCGGGTTATCACTATCCTGCGGACTCCCGCTCCATAAAGATTTTTCGTTAAGTTGTATTCGTTCCTGGTTTACATCTCCGAATACCATTGCCCCTAAAAACCCATTGCCAATTGGCAGTGCCTTTAACCATTCAGGATCACTTTTCCAGCCATTTGGATTGTCTTTTGTACTCGCGTTAGCAGGACTGGTATACCAGATTTTGTCATGCTGGTTCGACTGGGATAACACTTTTTTTGAGCTAAATATGATCAGCAGCAAAAGCAGGAAGGGTAGTATTTTCTTTATCATAAGTAGTTATTGAGCTATTTATTGTAAGATTAATCATGGTGAAAAACCTCTTCCATAGCACTCCAGGTTTCACCTTTTGCGGCGGCATCGGGCAAAGGGATTTGACTTGGTGCAGTTTCTTTCCACCAGCGTTGCGTAGTGGTGTCAGCTGCCATCTTTTTCATGTCGGCAGCAAAATCAGTTCCGGTATATTCGAAGTAGCTAAAAAGATATGGTTTGCCTTCAATTTCTTTTAAATAAATGGAATAATTATGAATGTTGCATTCGGTTATTTTTTTTAATACCCCTGGCCAGGCTGCTGTATGTAACTTTTTGTAATAAGCCATTTTTTCGGGTTTCAGTCCTGTAATACTGCCATAACGTAATACTTTGTTTGCTGTATTTGATGATTTGCTATCATTTTTTGCAGGTGGGTTACAGGCGGAGGCCATTAGCACGAAGGCTAATGCCAGGAAATACATTGCTTTTAAAATTTTCATATTTGCCTTTTTTAAATATCGGTTTATTTAACAATTGGAATATTTTCGGTGTTTCCGTTTAATTCCAGCACCACAATATAATCTGACTGGCTGGCCTGGTTAGCAGGAAGCTGCACTGAAATATCATCCTTATGCACTACATTAACAGGTTGTTTATCTAACAGGTACGCTTTTTTAACTTTTAAACCTGGGATAGTTTTTAAACTAAGCTTAGTCAGGCTGGAATTTAATACATGCAGGTAGATTTTATTTCCTTTTCTGGTGGTAGCATATTCACCATTAGGCTGGTAGGGGCCACCTAAAGTACCATAAATGGCTTCGCCATTGGTTTTTAACCAATCGCCAATTTCTTTTAAACGTTCTATCTGGCGGGCTTCAATTCTACCATCTGGCATCGGACCAACATTTAATAAAAGATTGCCATTGCCACCTGCCGTTTTCGAAATAATCTCGAGGCACTGTTTTAAGGGTTTCATTTTATCATTTGCTTTCCAGGCCCATTGGTTACAAATCGTAAAACAGCTTTCCCAGGGCATTTGCATATTTAATTTTCCTACTACTTGTTCAGGCGTGTCGTAATCACCTATCATTTTAGAAACATCAATGTTTTTATTCTCCAATGCGGCAAACTCTTTTCCCAATCGGTTATTGATAATGATGGTTGGTTTTAAATTTTTGAGATAGGCATACAGGTCTTTACCCATTTCGTCTGTCCAGGGTTTTTCCCATTGCCCATCAAACCAGAGCATATAAGGATCATATTTGGTAATGAGTTCTTTTAACTGGTTTTTCATATACACCACATAACGGCTCATGTCTGATTTGGGATCAATCGTTTGGTTTTTTGGCGAGTGGATTGGGTAATCAGGATGGTGCCAGTCTAATACCGAGTAATAAATACAGAATTTAATCCCCTGTTTTTTACAGGCTTCATTTAATGCGCCAACAATATCTTTCTTGTATGGTGTGTTGGTGATGTTAAAGTCGGTATAGGCTGTTGGCCATAAACAGAACCCATCGTGATGACGAGCGGTAATGGTGAGGTATTTCATTCCGGCATCTTTTGCTGTTTTTACAATTGCATCGGCGTCAAACAGAACCGGATTGAATTCTTTATAAAGATTGTCATAATCTTCCGTTGGAACCTGCTCACCACGGCTCCAGCCAATTTCGGTGCCGCGTAAACTTACCGGCCCCCAGTGAATAAACATGCCGAAGCGTTTATCCATAAAATCGTTTATTGGCGACGGTTTATTATTTTTGGATTGCGCAGCAACCTGTAAAGCCATTGTAAAGGCTAAAACGCATACTAAAGTGATACGGTTAATGATTTTGTAGGGTAAGGGATATTTGAATTGTATCATATATTTAATTTTTTTAAATGTTATTTATTAACTGCCTAGTTTGATTTACTTATGGTGCTATAGTTTTTCCTAATTAATGTACACATTATTTAAAATAAACATACAAGACACCCATTATGGCCAATAAAAGCACCGATAGAAATTTGTAGTTTCCAATACCGCTCCAGCCTTTGCTTTTCAGCGGTTCCCAAATAGAGGTCCAATACAAGGTTTCACTTTGAGCGGTGTGTTTCACCGGATAGATGTGAGAAAATACCACCTGGATCAACACACAGATGCAGAACAGGTAAAAAGCCATCATCATGAAGGGGATTTGACCAATTATCGTTTCTGTTCCATAAACTTTGTTTACCACAAAAACACCAGCGCCAATAATGGAGCCCAGCAGTAAAGTATATTGCGCCCCTTTTGCAGATGCTTTTTTCCAGAATACGCCCAATAAGAACACGCAGGTGATGGGAGGGGCAATATGTGCGATTACATCGTTGATGCCATTGAAAAGACTTTCGTAGCTATTTAGTAACGGCAACAGGCCTATTGAAACGGTTAAGGCAATACCCGCCGACCAACGACCTACGCTCACTAATTTTTTATCGCTGGTTTCGGGTTTAAATCTTTTATATAAATCATAACTGCTTAGCGTAGCGATAGAATTTAAGGCACCTGCAATTTGACTCATTAAACCTGATAATAATGCGGCCACCAAAATACCTACCAATCCTTTTGGCAAAAGCTGGGTAATCATTAAAGTATAAATGCCTTTGGTGTTTAATACGGTTTCACCGTTACTACCAACAGTTTGTAAACTCGATAAATCCATCGTGCCCGATTTATATAAGATATAGGCAAATAAACCAGGAAGCACGAAAATAAATACCGGTAAAATTTTGATAAAGCCACAAAATAACGAGCCTACACGGGCATGGTTTTCGTCTTTTGCACCTAAAACACGCTGCACAATAGTTTGATCGGCGCACCAATACCAGATACCCAAAACGGGATAGCCTAAAAATACGGCTATCCAGCTCATTCCGCTTTTATCGCCAATCGGGCGTATCATACTGAGTTTATCCATGGCATTTTCTTTCTGTAGTATCGCCGTCATATGATCCCAGCCGCCAACTTTATTCCAGGCAAAATAGGTAATGATAATGGCGCCGGTAATGAGCACCAAGCTTTGTATGGTTTCGGTAACGACTACAGCCCTTAAGCCACCTATAATCGTATATAGTCCGGTTAGTAAGGCGATTACCACTATGCTTACATACATGTCGATGCCAAATAGGGTTTCGAGTACGATACCACCTGCTAAAAAAGAAAAGGCAATGTGAATAATGATGGCCGATAGAATGGAGATGAATGCCAGCCAATCTCTGCAGGCGCGGTTATATCTTCGTTCTAAAAAATCAGGTAAAGTAGAAATGCCCGAACGGATATAAAAAGGAATAAATAACAAGGCTAAAAGAATGAGGGTAAAGGCCGCCATCCATTCAAAATTGCCATTTAAAAGCCCGCTGTCAAATCCACTCTGTGCCAAACTTACCAAATGGAGGCACGAAATGTTTGTTGCAAATAATGCCAGACCAATCATAGGCCATTTCAAGGTTTTGCCTGCCAAAAAATATTCACCACTGGTGGTTTCTTCGTTTTTCTTTTTTCGCGTTCCGGTCCATAAACCTATGGTTACAATAAAAAGTATATAGGCAATGGTAATTACAATATCGGTTGTACTGATCATATTTGGTTAGATTTTGGTTATTTTAAATCACAGCTACTTCCTGCCTCTTGCGGGGTAATGTAAACGCCCTTTTCAATTTTAATCGGATGTTTAAAATGTTGTTTTAAATGGGGGATATGTTCCAGAAATAAAGCTTCGTGCCCCATAGCAATGTGGTTAAAAAGTACCAGATGCTGATGTAATTGTCCCATGTCGCCAACGTGGGGTACTACGGGTACGCCAAATTTTTTACATAACAGACTAATCGTGATGAACTCACTAACACCGCCTACACGCACGGCATCTACCTGGGCAAAACCCGTACAGCCAGTTTGCAGGTAGTTTTTAAAAATAATGCGGTTGGGTACATGTTCCCCTAAAGCCAGTTTAACGGGCGCAATTTCTCTGGCCAAAGTCTGGTGCGCCAATACATCATCCGGGTGTGTAGGTTCTTCAACCCAAAAAGGATTCATATTTTTAAGCTCATTACATATTGAAATGGCTTGTGGCAGGGTCCATTGCTGGTTGGCATCTAACATTACTTTTGAGCTTTCGCCGGCAACTTCGCGTACAATGTTTGCCCTTCTGATATCACGTTTGGGGTCAGCTGATCCTACTTTAAGTTTCATTGCGGTAAAACCATTGGCAATAGCTTTTTTGCAGTTTTCGCGTACTTTTTCATCATCGTAATTAAACCAGCCCACAGAAGTGTCGTAGCCTGGATAACCGGTATCGAGAATACCTTCCCTCGATTTTTTTGAATCCGTTTGGCTTTGCAGCATGGCTATCGCCTCTTCCTTAGTGAGTACATCTTCCAGGTAGGAGAGATCGAGGGTATTTACAATTTCTTCGGGACTTAAATCAATCAGGAGTTTCCATAGTGGTACACCTCTTTTTTTTGCCCACAAATCGTAACAGGCATTGGTTACGGAAGCTAAGCCTAAATGTACAACACCTTTGTGCGGCCCCAACCATCTAAATTGCTGTTCGTTTGATAGGGTGCGAAAAGTCTGCCCAAAATCGCTCATCAATTCTTCAATATCCTGTCCTTTTAGCTTATTGGCATAAAACTGAGCAGCATTGCAAACCAAATCGTTCCCCGCGCCCAGCGTAAAGGCTAATCCTGTTCCTGTAATGCCATTCTCGTTGGTTAAGTTGGTAACTGCATAGGAGTATTGAGGGTCTTTGTGGATGGCATCACTGCCCGCACCGGTTGATAGTTCAAATCGTTTGTCGCTAATTTCTATTTTATTTATCATGTTCGTAATCTGGATTATATGATGGTTCTATACCCCAATTCGGCGCCACCGCTTACCGGTAAAATGGTTCCTGTTATAAATCTGGCTGCATCGCTCAGTAAGAATAGGCAGGCATCTGCAATTACGTCGCCAGCCGGCATACCACCTAAAGGTTGAAGTTTATCTAAGTAATGCTGTATTTCTTCTTTGTTCGGTTGTTCTTTGCTCCATAACTGTAAGGTTGGGGTATTAATCGCCGCAGGCGAAACCGCATTTACACGTATTTGGTACGGTGCATAATCTAAGGCCATGGCCTTCGTGAGGGCATTAATTGCGCCCTTTGTGGCTACGTAGGCTGCATGATTGTCCTGCCCGATAGTACCTACCATCGAGCTGGTATTTAAAATACAACCCTTTGTTTTTTTTAGCTGCTCGATGCCATAACGGGTGGTATATAAAATGCTCTTTAAGTTAACATTCATCAACAAGTCCCACTCCGCATCTGTGGTTTGATCAAGTGTTTTTGAAGGATGTGCAATCCCCGCATTATTATGGATGGCATCTATATTGCCAAACTTTTGAATGATGGTTTCAAAAGCAGCAGCCACTTCATTTTCATTAACCAGGTTGCAGGTTATGGCTATTTTTTGCGCGGTTTCAAGCTCGTTTAGTTTGCTTTCGGCTATTGGGTTTTTATCCAGGATACAAACAGTAGCACCAGCCTTTGAATAGGCTTTTGCACATTCCCAGCCAATACCATCGGCACCTCCTGTGAGTATAATAATTTTATGATGAAGCATGTTGATTAATTCGGTTAGTATTTGTAATAGCTAATTTATTAAGGAAAAAAGAGATAAACTGAGGTATAATTTGCTAATAGTGATGTTATATTAGCTTAATTATTAAATTTGTCTATCGTTATTGGTAATTTAGGATGCTAAATCAGAAATGAGTTCCTCCTAACCAAATAACTGACATATTGCCAAACTGATGGTCAAGAAAATAACCTGTATCAAATGAAACCGATTTTCGCCAAAATACTAGATGGGAAAGTAAATGATGTGTACGGCATAAAGGTTGTAGACGCACCTTACTTTTCTACCGAATTCCATTTTCATGAAGAATGCCAGCTCACTTATAATGTGGAGAGTGAGGGGCGACGCATGATTGGTGATAGCATTGAAGATTTTAATAACGAAGACCTGATTTTTGTAGGTTCTAATTTACCTCATGTATGGCACAATAGCCAACAGTATTTTAGCGATTCTACACCAGATACCCATGCACATTCAATTTCGCTTTTTGTCCACCCCGAAAAAATAATGGATATTTTCCATGAGCCAGAGAATATACAAAAGCTTAAAAACTTTTTTCAACTGGCTAAACGTGGAATGAAATTTAACCTTTCGGCCAGAAAGGAAATTAAACCTTTGTTGTTAAAAATTGCCAGGGCCACAGAAGAAATTACCCGTTTAATAGGGGTGCTGGAAATTTTAAACCTGCTTTGTCAAAACAAAGATTATGTTTTACTGGCCAGCCCGGGTTATACCAATAACTATCAGTTAAAAGATAATGATAGAATGGACAAGATTTTGAAATATGTTTTTGATAATTTTAATAAAGAGATATTGCTGGTTGATGCTGCTGAGATGACCAATATGAATAAGCAGGCTTTTTGCAGGTACTTTAAGAACCGTACCCAGAAAACTTTTGTAACCTTTGTTAACGAAGTAAGAATTGGCCATGCCTGTAAATTAATAGCCGAAAGTGATCATCAAATAAGCGAAATGGCTTACATATGTGGCTTTAACAGTCTTTCTAATTTTAACAAATTTTTTAAGCTGGCAAAAGGCGTTACCCCAAAAGAATATAAAAAAATGTTAATTGTAGATTGATCAGTTAAAAACTTGCTGAATGAAGATTAACTCTGGAAAAGGCTTGCTTTAAACAGACTAATCTTTCTATAACCTATATTTGCAACATGCAAAAATCCTTTATCGATCAAATGGGCAGGGAAATTTCTATTAATTTTCCACCTAAACGGATTATTTCTGTGGTGCCCTCACAAACAGAATTGTTGTTTGATTTGGGCCTGGATCAGGAAATTATCGGATTGACCAAGTTTTGCATCCATCCGATAGAAAAATTTGCAGCAAGAACCAAGGTTGGTGGCACCAAAAAACTCAACATTGATTTAATCAGGGATTTAAAACCCGATTTGATTATTGGGAATAAAGAAGAAAATACACAAAGTGATATAGAAGAGCTTGCAACAGACTTTCCGGTTTGGATGAGCGATATTTTTACTTTAGATGATGCAATGAAGACGATTGGCCAGATAGGGGCGCTGGTAGATCGCGAACCGGAAGCCGGTTATCTTAACCATTTAATTGCTGCAGGATTTAATGATCTGCAAACGCTCGCCCTTCAAAATCGTATCGATAAAAAGATAGCCTATCTCATCTGGCGTAAGCCCTTTATGGCAGCTGGAAAAAATACATTTATTAACGACATGCTGCTTACTAATGGTATGACTAATGTGATTACGCAAGAACGTTATCCATCGGTTACATTAGCAGAACTGAAAACTTTAAATTGTGATCTGATCCTGCTTTCTTCCGAACCCTATCCTTTTGCTGAAAAACATATTGAAGAAATCCAAACCGCCATTCCAGATACAAAAATTATACTGGTTGATGGAGAAATGTTTAGCTGGTATGGAAGCAGGCTGGTTAAAGCAGTTCAGTATTTTTTTGAGTTTCAAAAAGAACTTTATTAGTTATTGGCGATTAAATTTTTGTAATTTGTAGCATAAAATTAAATCATCTCGTTACCATAACTATGAAAAAAATATTAATACTATCCCTATTTGTAGCCGCAATTTCTGGTTGCAGTTCAATGAAAAACGGAGGAGACGTCACTACAGTTACAGCAAGTGGAACAATAGAGAAACTTGGAATGACGACTTTTCAATATGGTACACATTTATTAAAAGCCGACAATAAAACTTATGCCTTAAAAAGCGCAAACATCAACCTGGATACTTATCTGGATAAAAAGGTCACCATCAAAGGAAGAAAAGTAGCAGGTTATCCATTAGATGGCGGCCCTGAGTTGGTCGAAGTAACGCTGGTGAAATTTTAGCTGTAAAACGGGGGAGGTGAGATGGATAATGTGATGTTGTATTTTAATGGTCTATGTTTCAGATCGCAGCGCTGAATAATCAATTTTATGCTCCTATAATGCGCTGCAAAAATTTGATTATTCAATTTAGTTTCTATCTTTGCAATCCTTAAAACATCCTAACTGCGGAAGTGGCGTAATTGGTAGCCGCACCAGACTTAGGATCTGGCGCTTCACGGCGTGGGGGTTCGAGTCCCTTCTTCCGCACAAAAGATTAACCGTTCTGATTAAACATCAGAGCGGTTTTTTTATGGCCGTTACCCAATATAATCGCTCATTTTTTCACTCGATATTGCCGAAAAGTTATTCCTGTTTAAATTTTTCTCCTTAAAAATTAAAGAGTTAGCGGTTTTTGATTGAAATAATCAATAAAATATTGCTGATGCCTTTTGATTATCCAATCTTG
This genomic interval carries:
- a CDS encoding cobalamin-binding protein translates to MQKSFIDQMGREISINFPPKRIISVVPSQTELLFDLGLDQEIIGLTKFCIHPIEKFAARTKVGGTKKLNIDLIRDLKPDLIIGNKEENTQSDIEELATDFPVWMSDIFTLDDAMKTIGQIGALVDREPEAGYLNHLIAAGFNDLQTLALQNRIDKKIAYLIWRKPFMAAGKNTFINDMLLTNGMTNVITQERYPSVTLAELKTLNCDLILLSSEPYPFAEKHIEEIQTAIPDTKIILVDGEMFSWYGSRLVKAVQYFFEFQKELY